One genomic segment of Sorex araneus isolate mSorAra2 chromosome X, mSorAra2.pri, whole genome shotgun sequence includes these proteins:
- the LOC101551046 gene encoding cytochrome c oxidase subunit 7B, mitochondrial, whose translation MFPLGRNALSRLRVQSIQQAVARQSHQKRAPDFHDKYGNAVLASGAAFCIAAWTYTATQIGVEWNLSPVGRVTPKEWRDQ comes from the exons ATGTTTCCTCTGGGCAGAAACGCTCTGAGTCGTCTCCGAG TTCAAAGTATTCAGCAGGCAGTGGCAAGGCAGAGTCACCAGAAACGAGCACCTGATTTCCATGATAAGTATGGTAATGCTGTGTTAGCTAGTGGAGCTGCTTTTTGTATTGCTGCATGGACTTAT ACAGCAACACAAATTGGAGTAGAATGGAACCTGTCTCCAGTTGGCAGAGTCACCCCAAAGGAATGGAGAGATCAGTAA